The sequence AACTTCAAATAAAGCAGAAATAACAGTAGAAAAATATTGTTCTTGTTTCTCTTTGGTTAAAGGTTCAGTTTGTCTTAAATGAAATAATTGTGAGTTACGAATGTCTAAAATAGCGTATTTGTCTTCATCACGAATGGGTTCGATATGAAAACCATCCGCGTGAAAAAGGTTGTTTGTTAAACATTTGTATTTTCTCATTTTATAACAACTTTCTAAATACAGCTTTTGCTGGACTTCCTTTTAATAAACCTTCGTATCCTTCTTTTAGGGCTTGTTGGTACACTTTGATACTTTCGCTAAATGCCTTTGCAAAATAATAAATATCTTCTTCGGTATGAGAAAAACAAGGAACAAAAACACCTTGAAATAGTATACCACGACGAATCATTTCTTGTAAAAATAACGTTCTAAATCCTTGACATGCTTGCTTGTTTTGATCTTTGAATACGAAAACAGGCATCCACACAGAAGGCATAATATTGATATAATCGTTAAGATTATTTTCCTGAATTAATTGGCTACATAAATCAATTAATTTTTTACCTAAAGCGTGATTGTGTTCGATTACATTATTGTTTTTAAACACATCAATTGTAGCAATTGCAGCAGAAAGTCCGTGGGTTTCTCCCCCATGAGTAGTTGAGATTAAAAATACTTTTTCTTCACCTTCACGAGTAATTCCACCTAATTCCATGATTTCTTTTTTACCTGTTAAGGCACAAAATGAAAATCCGTTGGCAATTCCTTTTCCCCATGTTGCCATATCTGGTGTAATTCCATATTTTGTAATTGTTCCAGGAAATTCAGTTTTGAATCCTGTTACCATTTCATCTGCAATAAATAAAGCTCCATTAGCATGACACAGTTCGATAGCTTGTTTTAAGTACTCTTCATTAGTATTCTCACAAGTACAATTCGCACATTGATTCTTTTCTGGTTCAGAAATTACACAAGCAATTTGGTCTGGATATTTTTCAAATAGCTCTTTTAATGATTGAATACTACAACCTTTAAAAGTTACTGATAATTCGGAAATTTCATCTGGAACTCCTTTATTACAAGCCGTTTTACCAATAAACCAATCATCATAGCTATAAAAAGGATGATCTCCAGGGAAGGCTACCAATTTTCTACCGGTATGTGCTCTTGCTAATTTAACTGCAGCAGTTGTTACGATAGATCCGTTTTTGGAAAACTTAATCATATCATGACCTGGAACTAAATCTAAGAATTTTTCTGCAATTTCTTTTTCTAAATGAGAAGGTCTTTGAAAATTGACACCATTGTTTAATTCGCTTTTTACAGCTTCTACAACAGAATCATACGCATGACCTAAACTTACACTTGTTAATCCCATAGAACAATCTAAAAATTGATTGTCATCTACATCCCAAACGTAAGCTCCTTTTCCTTTTACGATAGCTGCTGGAGAAAGAATTGGGAATTGGTCATCACCTTTAGAATAGGTATGACATCCACCAGGAATTAATTGATGAATCGTTTTTCTATATTCGTCTGAAGCAACAAAATTAGTAATGTTGCGTAGTTTTATTTCTTCAAATTTACTTTTCATATAACCTTGATTTCTAATTATAGAACCATTTATTTCTTTTATTTTTGGATTATTTAAAATATAATCCGCATATATTTCCCAAGATTGATTTGCTCCTAAAGTTTCAATTAAGTGCTCAATTACATTAAAATCTAAAACTTCATCAACTGTAATTCTTATTTTTGAATACTTTTCATCGATTAAATCATTTGAATATTGAGATAAATCTACTTTTCGTCTGATATAAGGTGTAACATGTTCTCTATCTGCTTTTAAAATCGCATTTTCCCAAGCTTCTTCAAGCTTTTTAAAAGAAAAAACTTCAACATCTAATCCGTCAGGGTATTTATCTTCAAAGACATTAGAAAAATAATCTAATTTATTAGAAATACAAAATTGAACCGTTTCATCAATTAATGTAGCATCAATCAAAGGACAATCGGAAGTTACTCTTACCACATAATCTGCATTTTCATCTTTTACAGCTTGATAAAAACGATCTAATACATCGTCTAAACTTCCTTTATAAAATTGCAAATTTACTTTGGTTGCAATATCACAAATAGCATCCGATTCTGCTTCATTTGTTGTAGCAACTATCCAGTTATTAACGAATTGCGATTGTTTAATTCGTTCTAAATGATACTCTAAAAGTGTTTTATCTTTAATTTTAAGTAACACTTTTTTAGGTAATCTTGATGAACCTATTCTTGCTTGTGTTATGCCAACTATTTTTACCAATTTGCAGGATTTAATAATTCTTTATTTGTAACCTTAATAGCACTTATTGCTTCAAAAATGGAGTTATCTAAATTCCAATTATTAACAGCATTGATATTGTCTGTCAGTTGTTTTTCATTTTCAACACCTATAACTACTTTGTCGATGTTTTTATTCAAACAGGCAAAGTTTAGCGCTAAATCGGCTATGCTTATTTTATACTGATTTGCAATTTCTTTTAGCTGATTTAATTCTGCTTTTAAAGGTATTAATTTTTCTGGTAAGGATTCTGTATTTAAAAAATATAAACCTTGTAAAAAGACAGAACGACAATGTATTTCAATATTTTTATTCTTTAACTCCTCAAAATATGGAGTGAACTTTTGATCTAATAGACTAAAAGGAATTTGAATGATATCTGGAATTAAATCCAATTGTAATAATGCCTCTAATTGTTTTGGAGTATATAAAGAATAACCTATTTTCTGTACTTTATTCTTTTCTTTAAAATTAACTAAAGTTTCCCATAATTTCAGATTTTCAATTAAAAAATCACCATTATGAGCCATAAAACCATATAAACGATCTTGTTTTAATCTTATGATGGAACGTTCTATGTTTTCTTTTAATTCTGAATTTGAACTATATTTTGGGAATTTAGAAATAATTTGAGCTTCATTAGGTAAAAAATCAGCAATTCGTTCTTCTGCATTACCATAAGCAATTGCAGTATCGAAAGTGAGTATATTGTTTTTTACAGCAGTTTCAAAAATTTGTGATACATCCAAATCCGTAGGAACTCCTTTGGTATTAGAAATTCCATATTGTAAGCCAAACTGAACGGTTCCTAAGGCAAGTTTCAAATTATTTATAAAAATTAAGAATGGTTGCTATTACAAAATCTTGTTCTGTTTCGGTTAAAGTAGGATACATAGGTAAACTAATACAATTTTTATAATAGTTTTCCGCAATTGGTTGATTTCCTTCTTTATTACCTTGTGCTTTATAAAAAGGCATCAAATGGCATGGGATATAATGAATTTGTGCGAAAATTTTGTTTTCACGCAAATGATTGTATAATCCTAATCTGTTTTCAACTTCAATAATATAAAGATGATAAGCGTGTCCTTCAATTACACCAGATTGTCCTTTGATGAATGATGAATTTTGAAAAGCCTCATTGTATCTTTTAGCAATAGCTCTTCTTTTCTCAATGCCAGTTTTAGCCTTCTCTAATTGGCTAATTCCTAGTGCCGCTTGAAAGTCGGTAAAACGATAATTATATCCTAAAGTTTGCATTTCCATGTACCAACCTGGATAATTTCCATTGTGCTTATCTGTTCCATTAGCTAGTTCTAAAGAATTCTCGAATACATTAGTATCCCTTGTAATACCATGCGTACGAAGCATTAATAACTTTTTATATAACTCTTCATCGTTCGTCGTTATCATTCCACCTTCTCCTGTAGCAATATGCTTTACAGGATGAAATGAAAAAATAGCTAAATCAGCAAAATTACCATTTCCGCAATTTTGTTGTACTCCTTTACTATCTATAAAATAACCTCCTGGAGAATGACAAGAGTCTTCAATGATCCAAAGATTATATTCATCAGCAATTTTTTTAAGTTCTTCAAGGTTTACAGCTCTTCCTGCAAAATCGACAGGAACAATTCCTGAAAACGTACCTTTTGGTTGACTTTCCAATAATTGTTTAATTTTTGGAATATCAATTAGATAGGTTTCTTTGTCTATATCTGAAAAAACAACTTCACCACCACAATATTTAATACAATTTGCAGAAGCTGCAAATGTAATGGGTGTTGTAATTACTTTTGAATTTTCATTTACATCTAGTGCTAAAGCACACAAATGTAGAGCAGCAGTTCCATTAGCGACAGCTACACTATATTTACAACCAATATAAGTTGAGAATTTTTGTTCAAATTCTAATATAGTTGGTCCTTGGGTAAGAAAATCACATTTCAAAGCATTGGTAACTGCTAAGATGTCTTCTTCTGTGATATTTTGTTTTCCGTATGGTATCATTTAATTAAGCTTCAAAATCTGGATATAAATGCTCTTTTATTAAACTTCTTAAAGTTTCGACAGTTTCCCATTCTTCATTATCTCCAGAGTTATAATTGAATCCTACAGGTACTTTTTTTGCATTAAAAGTTTTGATGTATTCTTCCATGTTCCAATTGGTAACTTGTGGTAGAATTACATAGTATTTGCCTAAATCGTAGGTTGTAAACGAATCAGATGAAGTAATCATTTCTTCATGTATTTTTTCACCTGGACGAATTCCAACTATTTCTTGCTTACAGTTTGGACCAACTGCGTCTGCAACATCTGTAATTTTATAAGAAGGTATTTTTGGAACATATAATTCACCACCCCAAGCCTCATCTAACGCATGAAGCACCATATCAACACCACCTTTAAGTGAGATGTTAAAACGAGTCATATTAGGATCTGTAATAGGCAGAACTCCTCCTGCTTTTTTATTCATGAAAAATGGAATTACAGAACCATTAGATCCCATTACATTACCATAGCGAACGACAGAAAATTTAATATCTTGTTTCCCTCTAATATTATTTGCAGCAATAAACAATTTATCTGAAGTTAATTTTGTAGCTCCATATAAATTAATCGGTGCACATGCTTTATCTGTTGAAAGAGCTACTACTCTAGAAACATTGGAAGTTAAACAAGCTTTTATTACATTTTCGGCACCACCAATATTTGTTTTTACACATTCATCTGGGTTATATTCCGCAATATGTACATGTTTCATAGCAGCAGCATGAATTACATAATCAATATCTGTAAAGGCTCTTTTTAATCTTTCTAAGTCTCTAACATCACCAATAAAATAACGTATTGCAGGATATTTTGATTCAGGAAATTCTTGCGCCATTTGAAATTGTTTTTGTTCATCTCTTGAATAGATGACTAACCTTTTCACATTTGGCCATTTTTCTAAAATAGCTTTAGTTAATTCTTTTCCTAAAGAACCAGTCCCTCCTGTAATTAAAATTGATTTATTGTTCAGCATGTCTTATTTTTTCTAACTGCAAATATATGAAGTCTAATTTTATTTTCTTTTTATTATTATAATATCTTTGTCAAATAATTTATAAATAATGGATGTAAACAAAGAAATTCATAATGCTTTCGAAGTTATAGCGAATGGAGGTATTATTCTTTACCCTACAGATACGGTTTGGGGTATAGGTTGCGATGCTACAAATGAAGAGGCGATTAAGAAGATTTATGCTTTAAAACAAAGAGAAGAAAGTAAAAGTATGATTGTTTTGGTTAACGGAGAGAGGATGATGCATCAGGTGTTTAATGAAATTCCTGAAGTGGCATGGCAAATTCTTGATTTTGCAGAAAAACCAACTACGCTTATCTTAGACAAACCAAGAAATGTTGCTAAAAACATTATTGCAGAAGATAATTCTTTAGCTGTTAGAATGGTTAATGAGCCATTTTGTTTTAAATTAATGGAAAGAATGAAAAAACCATTGGTTTCTACTTCGGCTAATGTTTCAGGTATGTTTACACCTAAAACTTTTAAAGAAATTAGTCCAGAAATTTTAAAAGGTGTTGACTATGTAGTAAATTTACAACGTGATAAAATTTGCAAAAACCCTTCTTGTATTATAAAATTAGGATTAGATAGCCAAGTGAAAGTAATCAGAAAATAAAATTCTTTAAAAGGGAAATGAATTAGCAATAAACTATGAAATTATAAATGTCAAGTTGATTTTGTAGTTTATAATTGAATTATATTAGAAATAAAAACAGTAGATTGTTTTAATAATTGTCATTATAATAAATGTCTAAATTATTTAAAAATATCTGAAAATAAATTAGCAATCTTAGCAAATTTTAACTTGTTATTACTTGAATATAAGTATGTATCAGTTATGAAAAAAAATAATTTTAAAATTTGCGGTAATTAGAAATATGAATTATAAAAAACATTTAGAACATAAAATATTTGAAATAATTTCTCAAGCAGCCAAAGAATTAAACTTAGAATGTTATGTTATTGGTGGCTTTGTTAGAGATATATTATTAGATAGAAACCATAAAAAAGATATCGATATCGTTGCTGTTGGAAGTGGTATTGAATTAGCAGAAAAAGTGGCTAAATTAATACCAAATCAACCTAAGGTTCAGGTTTTTAAAAATTATGGAACAGCAATGTTACGTTTTGAAGATATGGATATTGAGTTTGTAGGAGCACGAAAAGAATCATACAATAGAGATAGTCGAAATCCAATAGTCGAAAATGGAACACTAAAAGATGATCAAGATAGGAGAGATTTTACTATAAACGCATTAGCTTTTTCTTTAAACGAATCTTCTTTTGGTAACCTTGTGGACCCTTTTAATGGAGTTGAAGATTTGAAGAAAAAGATTATTCGTACACCTTTAGATTCTGATATAACCTATTCTGATGATCCATTACGAATGCTACGTGCAATTCGTTTCGCGAGTCAATTGCATTTTGAAATTGAAATAAAATCACTTCAAGCGATTGTAAGGAATAAAGAACGAATTAAAATAATTTCGGGTGAACGTATAGTAGATGAATTAAATAAAATACTTCAATCAGAAAAACCTTCTGTAGGTTTTTTATTGCTTTATGAAACAGGACTTTTGGATATTATTTTACCAGAGCTCACTGCGTTAAATCAAGTTGAAGAAATTGAAGGACATACCCATAAAAATAATTTTTATCATTCATTAGAAGTTGTCGATAATATTTGCCCAAATACAGATGATGTTTGGTTGCGTTGGGCTGCTTTGTTGCATGATATTGGTAAAGCACCAACAAAGAAATTTAATAAAAAACAAGGTTGGACATTTCATGGACATGAGTTTCTAGGAGGGAAAATGGTGAAGAAAATATTTGAACGTTTACACATGCCATTAAATCAAAAAATGAAATTTGTTCAAAAAATGGTTGCTATGAGTTCAAGGCCAATTGTTTTAGCACAAGATATTGTTACAGATTCTGCTGTGCGTCGTCTAGTTTTTGATGCAGGTGAAGATGTAGAGAATTTAATGACACTTTGTGAGGCAGATATTACAACTAAAAACCCTAAGAAATTTAATAAATACCATCATAATTTTAAAATTGTACGTGAAAAAATTGTTGAAGTAGAAGAGCGCGACCAAGTACGTAATTTTCAGCCACCAATTTCAGGCGAAGAGATTATGGAATTATTTGGATTAAAACCATGTAGAGAAATTGGGACATTGAAAGAAGCTGTTAAAGAAGCAATTTTAGAAGGAGAAATACCAAATGAATATGAAGCAGCTTTGACTTTTGTTTTAATGAGAGCAAAGAAAATGGGATTAAATAAAGTTTAACTATTGTTATAGAACATTCTGTTTTACAAAACTTAATTTTACAATTTGAAAAAGAAATCAAAATGAGAAACAACAAATCAGTAGTATATTGGCTTTTATTGGGCTGTGTTTTACTTTTCGTTATGGTTATGGTTGGTGGAATTACTCGTTTAACAAATTCTGGATTATCAATGACCGATTGGCATTTGGTAACCGATACTTTTCCTCCTTTAACTGATGAAAAATGGGTTGATGCGTTTGAAGAATATAAGAAATTTCCAGAATATCAAAAAATTAATATTCATAACGATTTTACACTTTCTGACTATAAATTTATTTATTTTTGGGAATGGTTTCACCGTTTTATAGGAAGAATTATAGGAATCGTTTTCATTGTTCCTTTTATTTATTTTTTGATTAAAAAACAATTAAATAGTGAAACAATAAAGAAATGTTTTGTGCTACTTTTAATGGGTGGATTTCAAGGTTTTCTAGGTTGGTATATGGTTAAAAGTGGATTGATTGATAATCCGGATGTGAGTCATTTTCGTTTGGCATTGCATTTAACTTTTGCATTCATAACTTTTGCCTATACACTTTGGGTTGCCTTAGATATTATTTATCCTGAAAGAAAACCAGCTGTAAAATCTCTGCAAAGAATTGCTCAGATAGCTCTTGTTGTGTTAATTATTCAAATTATTTATGGAGGTTTTGTTGCAGGATTAAACGCTGGATTAGTACATAATCATTGGCCTTTAATGAGCGATGGACAGTTTTTTCATGAAAGTATTACAATAGAGCAATCAACACTTTTAAAATCGTTTACAGAAGGTAGGAGTGGTGTTCAATTTATACATAGGACATTTGCTTATGTAGTCGTTTTCATGATGATGATGTTGTACTTTAAAAGCAAAAAAAACCGTTTAAATAGAATTCAAAAGAAAGGTGTTAAAAGTTTAATTTTAATTGTTTTTATACAATTTGCATTAGGAGTATTTACAATTTTATTTCATGTTCCTTTATGGTTAGGTTTAGCACATCAATTAGTTGCTTTTGTCTTATTATCTGCAATGGTGTTTACATTGCATAGACTTTCAAAATAAAAGACTATTTTTACAACCCGACTATATTGTCACAGATTATTGTATTATAATTTTAAATGTCAAAATTAAATAAGGAAGATAAATTTTTAGATTTATCAGACTATGGACGTTCTTTCGGTAGAGTTTTAGCTTATCAATTAAAAGAAACACGATTTACTCCCATACATGTTACACTACTTTTTGGAATAGTTGGATTAATTGCAACTTATTTTATTTGGAGCAATCATTATATCTTAGCAAGTATCTTTATCCTTCTTAAATCTGGAATAGATGCTGCCGATGGAGAATTAGCTCGGTTAAAAAAAACACCTTCATATTCTGGTAGATATTTAGATAGTATTTTTGATATTATTTTAAATTTTATTTTTTTAATGATAATTTGCTATGTATCTGAAACATCGTTTTGGCTAACATTACTTGCTTTTTTTTGTATTCAACTGCAAGGAACGTTGTATAATTATTATTATGTTATTCTCAGAAATAGATCTTTTGGTGGAGATACTACGAGTAAAGTTTTTGAATATAAAACACCAAAAGCACTTCCTGGAGAAAGTCAGAAAACAGTAACAATTCTTTTTAAATTGTATTCGGTTTTATATGGTAAATTTGATAAAATTATTCATTTCCTAGATGCAGATGCATATAAGGTAAAATCATTCCCAAATTGGTTTATGACCTGTCTTTCAGTATATGGTTTAGGTTTTCAATTATTAATTATTGCTATCATGCTACCTTTAGGTTTGATAGAGTTCATTATTCCATTTTTTATCGTATCAAGCATATTAATTGTCTTTTTGATAAGTATAAGGAAAAAATATTTTCATTAATTTATAACAGAAGAAGTGATTTATGATTATTACAATAGTTTTTCTAATTCAAATTTAACTTCAATTACAGTATCATCTCTTTCAATTAGCATTTTGATAATTTTTCCTTCTTCAGATTGAAATAGATTGGTTATTTTTTGAATGGTATAATTATAGGCTTTTCTTCCATTAATAGATAAAATCATATCGCCTTTTTTAAGACCCGCTAATTGAGCAGGCGAGTTTTCTCTTACAGAGTATATTTCAAACACAGGTTGAAGTGAAAATTTATAATTAAAATCGTGTTCCTTATCATAAACAAACGTTTTGGAATTTGTATTCGTAAATGTGCTGAAGTTTAATTTTTCAGAAACCCAAGTTGAACCAGCATGTTGCACTTCAATTCCTGACATATTATAATTGAATGAATCATTAAAATTTGTATTTTTTTTAAAATAGAATGTTTCATTTTTATAATCTAAAATCCAATTAAATCGTTTTATTATTTCACCTCCTAATGAACCGTTTCTTCCTTTTACAAAGTCTAATTGATTAAATGAAATCGTGTCTGGGTAAGATACTAATGCTTCTTTGAGGATTAATTCATTCAATTCTAATTTTTTAACTCTAGATTTTTTACCCTCAATATCTCCACCTAGACCTTTTCCAAGAAGATCATTAAAAAAAAGTGTTCCGCATTTAATACTATCGTTTTCAAAAAGCCATAACCCATCTCCAAGTCCAGTATCCATTAATAATTTAATGTCCATTTTTTTAGTGTTATTAATGTCGGTAATCATTTTTAAATAAGGCTTACCATCAATAACTTCAACTTTTTTACTTTTGTATCTTCTTAGTTTTTTAGTAATAGACTTTTTATGTTCTTTATGAAGAATCACTTTTTTACTTTGATAGTTAATTTCTACTAAATAATCTTTAAAAAAGGAAGAGCCAATTATTCCATTAATTGGAACACCAAGTTTATTAACTAAACTAATGTCTCGATCAGTTATTAAGAGTACTTCAAAGTCTTCGTCTAAATAATCTTTGACTTTTAGTTTGTTTTCTCTTGAAATAATAGCTTCTAATGATTCTCCATTTCCTAAACCATTAATCTTTATTTTTCGAGTATCATAAAACAAAATACTATCATTTTCGGGAAAACTAAATAAAAGATTTTTATCTGAACCAGTATCTAAAAGCATGTTAAGTTTTACATCGTTAACTTCAGTTTCAATAATTATAAGGTTATGTGTTAATTCAAAAGGAATAACAATTTTATTCCTTTTAGACAACCATGAAGTTTGGCTAAAAACAGATACATAAACAAATAAAAAGGAAAGTATAGCAGGTATTTTTCTATTCATAGAGATAGTATTTATCTTAAAAATAAGAAAATTATTTGATATCTGTAACAATCTTTATTATTTTAAAAAGAAAACTTTATAAAAATTTGAGAAAAAAAGTGCAATTTTGCATTTTAAAAAACAAACAACAATGCCAAAAATATCTCTAAAAGGCTTACAAATGCCTGAATCACCAATTAGAAAGTTAGTCCCTTATGCTGAAATAGCAAAGAAAAAAGGACATAATGTATACCATTTAAATATAGGTCAGCCAGATATAAAAACACCTCAAGTAGCTTTAGATGCTGTTAAAAACGCAAATATAGAAGTGTTAGAGTATAGTCATTCAGCTGGTTTTGATAGTTATAGAGAAAAATTATCTAGCTATTATAAAAATCAAAATCTTCCAATAGATAAGCAAGATATTATAATTACTACAGGTGGTTCTGAAGCATTGCTTTTTGCATTAGGGAGTACTATGGACTCAGATGATGAAGTTATTATTCCTGAGCCATTTTATGCTAATTATAATGGTTTTGCAGTAGCATCGGGTGTTAAAGTTGTACCAGTAATTTCAAGTATTGAAACAGGTTTTGCTTTACCTCCAATTGAGGATTTTGAAAAACTGATTACTTCAAAAACAAAAGCAATCTTAATTTGTAATCCTGGAAACCCAACTGGATATTTATATTCTGAGGACGAAATTAACCAATTGGCAAAAATTGTAAAAAAGCACGATTTATTTTTAATTGCTGATGAAGTATATAGAGAGTTTACATATGACGGATTTAAACATAATTCTATTATGACAGTTGATGGTTTAGAAAATCATGCAATCATGATAGATTCTGTTTCTAAACGTTTTAGTATGTGTGGAGCAAGAATTGGTTGCATCGTTTCTAAAAACAGAGAAGTTATGACTGCTGCAATGAAATTTGCACAAGCAAGATTAAGTCCGCCTACTTATGCTCAAATTGCAAGTGAGGCTGCCTTAGATACTCCACAAAGTTATTTTGATGAAGTTATCACCGAATATAAAGAGAGAAGAGATATTTTAATTGCAGAATTAAATAAAATTGAAGGTGTACAAGTTGCAACACCAAAAGGGGCTTTCTATTGTATTGCTAAATTACCAATTAAAGATGCAAACAATTTTGCACAGTGGCTTTTAGAGACTTATGATTTAGATGGAGAAACTATTATGGTTGCACCTGCAGCTGGATTTTATTCTTCTCCGAATGTAGGTTTAGATGAAGTTAGAATTGCTTATGTTTTGAAAAAAGAAGCATTAGTTCGTTCTGTAGAAATTCTAAAAGAAGCTTTGATTGCTTATAATAAATTATAAGATTTTATATAATAAATGAAAAAGGTTGTCTATATATTATAGGTAACCTTTTTTTTATGTTTTCAATTCGTGAATTATTTAGAATTGACATTTAAAATAAAAAATAATTTTGTCAAGAAAACTAATCTTATTAAAATAACCAGAATCATTTTTTACATACTTAAAAAAAGTAGTATTATGATCTTTAGAGTTGCGTATTGTTCTAATAATCATTCTATCAATATGTTCACAAAAAATAGCTTGATTATAAACTTTTAATTTATCATTTTTTTGTTTTAAAACTTTAGAAGCTTCTATGGTTTTAATAATGTCTTCTGCATTCTGTTTTCTTTTTAATGAAACAGCATTAACGTAATATGAGCTATTTTCATCGTTTGAATCTATTTCTAAACGCTCTAATTGTCTTTTTTTAATTGCAACTTCTGCAATTCTTAGGTTTTCTTCTTTTGTTTGGCTAATATTTCCAGGATGCCAACGATACCTTACTAATGATTCTGGAATATTATAAAATTCTGATTTCGCTATAAACTCACTCCATAATCCGTAATCTTCTGCAGGTACATATTGATGTTCAAAACGTAAATCACCAATCATAGACTTTCTAAACATTACGGTAGAATTTCCTAAACCGCAACTATGCAAAAATTGTACTTTTAAATCTTCATGCTTTTCAGAATGTTTAAGTACTTTTTCTTTTTTATCACCAAAAATAGTAAACCATGTACCACAAAGTCCTAAACTAGGATTAGTATCAAGTATGTTTATTTGTTTTTC is a genomic window of Flavobacterium jumunjinense containing:
- a CDS encoding COX15/CtaA family protein → MRNNKSVVYWLLLGCVLLFVMVMVGGITRLTNSGLSMTDWHLVTDTFPPLTDEKWVDAFEEYKKFPEYQKINIHNDFTLSDYKFIYFWEWFHRFIGRIIGIVFIVPFIYFLIKKQLNSETIKKCFVLLLMGGFQGFLGWYMVKSGLIDNPDVSHFRLALHLTFAFITFAYTLWVALDIIYPERKPAVKSLQRIAQIALVVLIIQIIYGGFVAGLNAGLVHNHWPLMSDGQFFHESITIEQSTLLKSFTEGRSGVQFIHRTFAYVVVFMMMMLYFKSKKNRLNRIQKKGVKSLILIVFIQFALGVFTILFHVPLWLGLAHQLVAFVLLSAMVFTLHRLSK
- a CDS encoding CDP-alcohol phosphatidyltransferase family protein; protein product: MSKLNKEDKFLDLSDYGRSFGRVLAYQLKETRFTPIHVTLLFGIVGLIATYFIWSNHYILASIFILLKSGIDAADGELARLKKTPSYSGRYLDSIFDIILNFIFLMIICYVSETSFWLTLLAFFCIQLQGTLYNYYYVILRNRSFGGDTTSKVFEYKTPKALPGESQKTVTILFKLYSVLYGKFDKIIHFLDADAYKVKSFPNWFMTCLSVYGLGFQLLIIAIMLPLGLIEFIIPFFIVSSILIVFLISIRKKYFH
- a CDS encoding PDZ domain-containing protein, producing MNRKIPAILSFLFVYVSVFSQTSWLSKRNKIVIPFELTHNLIIIETEVNDVKLNMLLDTGSDKNLLFSFPENDSILFYDTRKIKINGLGNGESLEAIISRENKLKVKDYLDEDFEVLLITDRDISLVNKLGVPINGIIGSSFFKDYLVEINYQSKKVILHKEHKKSITKKLRRYKSKKVEVIDGKPYLKMITDINNTKKMDIKLLMDTGLGDGLWLFENDSIKCGTLFFNDLLGKGLGGDIEGKKSRVKKLELNELILKEALVSYPDTISFNQLDFVKGRNGSLGGEIIKRFNWILDYKNETFYFKKNTNFNDSFNYNMSGIEVQHAGSTWVSEKLNFSTFTNTNSKTFVYDKEHDFNYKFSLQPVFEIYSVRENSPAQLAGLKKGDMILSINGRKAYNYTIQKITNLFQSEEGKIIKMLIERDDTVIEVKFELEKLL
- a CDS encoding pyridoxal phosphate-dependent aminotransferase, with protein sequence MPKISLKGLQMPESPIRKLVPYAEIAKKKGHNVYHLNIGQPDIKTPQVALDAVKNANIEVLEYSHSAGFDSYREKLSSYYKNQNLPIDKQDIIITTGGSEALLFALGSTMDSDDEVIIPEPFYANYNGFAVASGVKVVPVISSIETGFALPPIEDFEKLITSKTKAILICNPGNPTGYLYSEDEINQLAKIVKKHDLFLIADEVYREFTYDGFKHNSIMTVDGLENHAIMIDSVSKRFSMCGARIGCIVSKNREVMTAAMKFAQARLSPPTYAQIASEAALDTPQSYFDEVITEYKERRDILIAELNKIEGVQVATPKGAFYCIAKLPIKDANNFAQWLLETYDLDGETIMVAPAAGFYSSPNVGLDEVRIAYVLKKEALVRSVEILKEALIAYNKL
- a CDS encoding glycosyltransferase family 2 protein → MKKLSVIMPVYNGELYIEEAINSIVNQTFTDFDLIILNDNSSDGTVAIIEKIREKDNRIILINKTKNEGPANLRNEGIEMAKTEYVALLDADDIAMPTRFEKQINILDTNPSLGLCGTWFTIFGDKKEKVLKHSEKHEDLKVQFLHSCGLGNSTVMFRKSMIGDLRFEHQYVPAEDYGLWSEFIAKSEFYNIPESLVRYRWHPGNISQTKEENLRIAEVAIKKRQLERLEIDSNDENSSYYVNAVSLKRKQNAEDIIKTIEASKVLKQKNDKLKVYNQAIFCEHIDRMIIRTIRNSKDHNTTFFKYVKNDSGYFNKISFLDKIIFYFKCQF